A stretch of the Streptomyces sp. WMMB303 genome encodes the following:
- a CDS encoding SpoIIE family protein phosphatase produces MSTEPADEATSLLDTLRVGVVMLDGHGTVLVWSPTTQEILGWSAEDTVGRSIEDFVESDEAERRARRNSLGRTGSWQGILHIRHRAGNVVEVEGRGSMLRDTEQRPFVLASIMETSRLRAVEHDLAVLDALFASSPLGIAVFDTERRFVRFNDALVRLNNATRGELIGHTVADLLPAAMAEEVLQIQSRVLETGRSVVDLVTTAPDGRGARSLSYARITDRSGTVRGVSCTVMDITERLEALNKAEAARQRLALLDEVGVALGNLLDVHAIAQALAEVLVPRFAGYAGIMLRDEVAVGGELPESVIPVGTPLRLFGFAAREGGERVEHLLRLGSEVRYERESLLGRALDSGMPQLAGTPEEILRATRSGDPRVEATFELGVHSLMAVPLRARGTVLGLLLVSRAQQDEPYGDDDRALATEVADRSGTFLDNARLYAREREGALMLQRSLLPQRIPEPPGVDLAYRYVPGSSGTEVGGDWFDVIPLPGGRVAFVVGDVMGHGLHAAVTMGRLRTAVRTLAGLDLPPDELLARVSTVGDDLSHGPDDPLMATCLYAVYEPAPTSAGSRCGVLTMASAGHVPPLLVTREGESGCRARPVDVPSGVPLGVVGPEPDQEYPLTETEVEQGSTLVLYTDGLVESRGEDITEGIDRVCALLAGPGSRRSAPEDGCTWNGAGAHVSAGPVGATGCGGLENSCDLLIDSLRGQHSGARGRPGTGDDVALLMARLGGLPGHTAASWSFTPGSYAVRRAREAVRKTLREWRLSDLEDTCVLLVSELVTNALRYAHGPVGVRVVRDIGRDPAGPAGSLIVEVSDLLPEPPRERIVTEEQEGGRGIQMVASEARRWGTRHGPEGKTVWFELPLP; encoded by the coding sequence GTGAGCACCGAACCCGCCGACGAGGCGACCTCGCTCCTGGACACCCTCCGCGTCGGTGTCGTCATGCTGGACGGGCACGGCACCGTCCTGGTCTGGAGCCCGACCACCCAGGAGATCCTGGGCTGGTCGGCCGAGGACACCGTCGGACGCTCGATCGAGGACTTCGTCGAGAGTGACGAGGCCGAGCGCCGCGCCCGCCGCAACAGCCTCGGGCGCACCGGAAGCTGGCAGGGCATCCTGCACATCCGCCACCGGGCGGGGAACGTGGTCGAGGTCGAGGGCCGCGGCTCGATGCTGCGGGACACCGAGCAGCGTCCGTTCGTGCTGGCCAGCATCATGGAGACCAGTCGGCTGCGCGCCGTCGAGCACGATCTGGCCGTGCTGGACGCCCTGTTCGCCTCCTCGCCGCTGGGCATCGCGGTCTTCGACACCGAGCGGCGCTTCGTGCGCTTCAACGACGCCCTCGTACGGCTGAACAACGCCACCCGCGGCGAGCTCATCGGCCACACCGTCGCCGACCTGCTCCCGGCCGCCATGGCCGAGGAGGTGCTGCAGATCCAGTCCAGGGTGCTGGAGACCGGGCGCTCGGTCGTGGACCTGGTGACCACCGCGCCCGACGGCAGAGGAGCCCGCTCCCTCTCCTACGCCCGGATCACCGACCGCAGCGGCACGGTGCGCGGAGTGAGCTGCACGGTCATGGACATCACCGAGCGGCTGGAGGCGCTCAACAAAGCGGAGGCGGCACGGCAGCGGCTCGCCCTGCTCGACGAGGTCGGCGTGGCACTCGGCAACCTGCTGGACGTCCACGCCATCGCGCAGGCACTCGCCGAGGTGCTGGTGCCGCGGTTCGCCGGCTACGCCGGCATCATGCTGCGCGACGAGGTCGCCGTCGGGGGAGAGTTGCCCGAATCGGTGATTCCCGTCGGCACACCACTGCGCCTGTTCGGGTTCGCCGCCCGGGAAGGCGGCGAGCGGGTGGAGCATCTGCTGCGCCTCGGCAGCGAGGTCCGGTACGAACGCGAGTCGCTGCTCGGCCGGGCACTGGACAGCGGGATGCCGCAACTCGCCGGTACACCCGAGGAGATCCTGCGCGCGACCCGGTCCGGCGACCCCCGGGTCGAGGCCACCTTCGAGCTGGGGGTGCACTCGCTGATGGCGGTGCCGTTGCGGGCGCGCGGCACCGTACTCGGGCTGCTGCTGGTGAGCCGGGCGCAGCAGGACGAGCCGTACGGGGACGACGACCGCGCGCTCGCGACGGAAGTGGCCGACCGCTCCGGCACCTTCCTGGACAACGCCCGGCTGTACGCGCGCGAGCGGGAGGGCGCGCTGATGCTCCAGCGCAGCCTGCTGCCGCAGCGCATCCCCGAGCCGCCGGGCGTCGACCTCGCCTACCGCTATGTCCCGGGCAGCAGCGGCACCGAGGTGGGCGGCGACTGGTTCGACGTCATCCCGCTGCCGGGCGGCCGGGTCGCCTTCGTGGTCGGCGACGTGATGGGGCACGGACTGCACGCGGCGGTCACGATGGGACGGCTGCGTACCGCCGTCCGCACGCTGGCGGGCCTCGACCTGCCGCCGGACGAACTGCTCGCCCGGGTCAGCACGGTGGGCGACGACCTCTCCCACGGGCCCGACGACCCCCTGATGGCCACCTGTCTGTACGCCGTCTACGAACCGGCTCCCACCTCGGCGGGCTCCCGATGCGGAGTGCTGACCATGGCCAGCGCGGGTCATGTGCCGCCGCTGCTGGTCACCCGCGAGGGTGAGAGCGGGTGCCGGGCCCGGCCCGTCGACGTGCCCTCGGGCGTCCCGCTCGGCGTCGTCGGCCCCGAACCGGACCAGGAGTACCCGCTGACCGAGACCGAGGTCGAGCAGGGGAGCACCCTGGTGCTGTACACCGACGGCCTGGTCGAGAGCAGAGGCGAGGACATCACCGAGGGCATCGACCGGGTCTGTGCGCTGCTCGCCGGTCCCGGCTCCCGCCGGTCGGCACCCGAGGACGGGTGCACCTGGAACGGCGCGGGCGCCCACGTCTCGGCGGGGCCCGTCGGTGCCACCGGCTGCGGCGGGCTGGAGAACTCCTGCGACCTGCTCATCGACTCGCTGCGCGGGCAGCACTCCGGGGCCCGGGGCCGGCCCGGCACGGGGGACGACGTCGCGCTGCTGATGGCCAGACTCGGCGGACTGCCCGGGCACACCGCCGCCTCCTGGTCCTTCACCCCCGGCAGCTACGCCGTGCGCAGGGCGCGGGAAGCCGTTCGGAAGACACTGCGCGAGTGGCGGCTCAGCGATCTGGAGGACACCTGTGTGCTGTTGGTGAGCGAACTGGTCACCAACGCCTTGCGGTACGCGCACGGTCCCGTCGGAGTACGGGTGGTACGCGACATCGGCCGCGATCCGGCCGGCCCGGCCGGATCGCTGATCGTGGAGGTGTCCGACCTGCTTCCCGAACCGCCCCGCGAGCGCATCGTCACCGAGGAGCAGGAGGGCGGCCGGGGGATCCAGATGGTGGCCAGCGAGGCCCGCCGCTGGGGCACCCGGCACGGCCCCGAAGGCAAGACGGTGTGGTTCGAACTGCCGCTGCCCTGA
- a CDS encoding SPOR domain-containing protein, with product MRSASGDSDAVLPWQLIRQDCHGNRYRVGSYATRAEAQHLAERLSEQAEGYLVEHRDRLAAHPEHMDGGRG from the coding sequence ATGCGAAGTGCGAGCGGCGACAGTGACGCGGTGCTGCCCTGGCAGCTCATCCGCCAGGACTGCCACGGCAACCGCTACCGCGTCGGCAGCTATGCCACCCGGGCCGAGGCGCAGCATCTCGCCGAACGGCTGAGCGAACAGGCCGAGGGGTACCTGGTGGAGCACCGGGACCGGCTGGCTGCGCACCCGGAACACATGGACGGCGGTCGCGGCTGA
- a CDS encoding GntR family transcriptional regulator, with the protein MPFGEQPAYLRVASDLRSKIADGSLPPHTRLPSQARIREEYGVSDTVALEARKVLMAEGLVEGRSGSGTYVRELPAARRVSRTGYRSLGECTPFRQEQSDERVRGTWESQSEQGDASADIAERLFIERGDRVMRTRYVFHVGGDPVMLSVSWEPLAVTGRTPVMLPEEGPLGGRGVVERMAAIDLVVDNVTEEVASRPGRAGEMAALGGVPGHAVLVIARTYYAGKRPVETADVVVPADRFKLAYHLPVK; encoded by the coding sequence GTGCCATTCGGTGAGCAACCCGCGTACCTGCGCGTGGCCTCGGATCTGCGCAGCAAGATCGCGGACGGGTCCCTTCCGCCGCATACCCGTCTCCCGTCGCAGGCCCGCATCCGCGAGGAGTACGGCGTCTCGGACACGGTCGCGCTGGAGGCGCGCAAGGTGCTGATGGCGGAGGGGCTGGTCGAGGGCCGTTCCGGCTCCGGGACCTATGTGCGGGAACTGCCCGCCGCCCGCCGGGTCTCCCGCACCGGCTACCGCTCGCTGGGGGAGTGCACTCCCTTCCGCCAGGAGCAGTCCGACGAGCGGGTGCGGGGTACCTGGGAGTCGCAGAGCGAACAGGGGGACGCCTCGGCCGACATCGCCGAGCGGCTGTTCATCGAGCGCGGCGACCGGGTGATGCGCACCCGCTACGTCTTCCATGTCGGCGGCGACCCGGTGATGCTCTCCGTCTCCTGGGAGCCGCTGGCGGTGACGGGCCGGACCCCGGTGATGCTGCCCGAGGAGGGCCCGCTGGGCGGCCGGGGGGTGGTGGAGCGGATGGCGGCGATCGACCTGGTGGTGGACAACGTCACGGAGGAGGTCGCGAGCCGCCCCGGGCGGGCGGGGGAGATGGCGGCGCTGGGCGGCGTCCCCGGGCACGCGGTGCTGGTGATCGCACGGACCTACTACGCGGGGAAGCGCCCGGTGGAGACGGCGGATGTGGTGGTGCCCGCCGACCGGTTCAAGCTGGCGTACCACCTGCCGGTGAAGTAG
- a CDS encoding helix-turn-helix domain-containing protein has product MPHSRSGPTDSPGPPDPTDAQPSRAAAAPGAAAGSGASEASMADLRVLAHPLRLRLLSLLTGEAYSAAEAARTLDQSQANVSYHLRRLHKAGLVDAVGEVAVRGGTAKRYRHDPDSGDRLGRGMSQGVDAYLALAGALGEELRRRTAQRDTGVRGEMTDAEVWLEPEVWAGVRERAREVGDELHRCALPPGTDGAVRVSATMVLFAMRAGEGTPPTEPAG; this is encoded by the coding sequence ATGCCGCACTCCCGCTCCGGCCCGACCGACTCGCCCGGCCCGCCCGACCCGACCGACGCGCAGCCCTCCCGTGCCGCTGCCGCTCCAGGCGCCGCCGCCGGTTCCGGGGCCTCCGAAGCGTCCATGGCGGATCTGCGGGTGCTGGCCCATCCGCTGCGGCTGCGACTGCTCTCCCTGCTGACCGGAGAGGCGTACAGCGCGGCGGAGGCGGCCCGGACCCTGGACCAGTCGCAGGCGAACGTCAGTTACCACCTGCGCAGGCTGCACAAGGCCGGGCTCGTGGACGCGGTGGGCGAGGTGGCCGTACGGGGCGGCACGGCCAAGCGCTACCGCCACGACCCGGACAGCGGAGACCGCCTCGGCCGCGGCATGTCGCAGGGCGTCGACGCGTATCTCGCTCTGGCCGGCGCGCTGGGCGAGGAGTTGCGGCGGCGTACGGCCCAGCGGGACACCGGGGTGCGGGGGGAGATGACCGACGCGGAGGTCTGGCTGGAGCCGGAGGTGTGGGCCGGGGTGCGCGAGCGCGCCAGAGAAGTGGGGGACGAACTGCACCGCTGTGCGCTGCCGCCCGGTACGGACGGCGCGGTGCGGGTGAGCGCGACGATGGTCCTGTTCGCGATGCGGGCGGGGGAGGGCACCCCGCCCACCGAGCCGGCCGGCTAG
- a CDS encoding MFS transporter, whose protein sequence is MAFPSSHPDREVLRSVLRHRAFRALTLGRSLTFFGNSMAPVVLAFAVLDLGGSAVDVGLVVGARSVSSVLLLLFGGLLADRLPRALVLQGAAASAALVQTGVGLAVLADRAPIGVLLVLSVVQGAVAAVSVPASAALLPRTVPPGELRPANALSRMGINTGMIAGTSLGGMLAAVAGPGWGMVLDGVAFLGAAAAYRLAGRVLAGRAGAPPSAAAAEPAGHVRAVESAAGTERARPWQEMRQGWREFASRTWVWVVVLQFFVVNAVSAGGIQVLGPAVADATFGRTAWGFVLATQMAGALVGGLLVARSRSRHALRIGVAVVALDALPLLALAESADLALLLMAMFANGIALEQFSVAWDLSLQENVPQETLARVYSYDALGSTLALPLGEMAAGPLAERFGVRPTLLCGVGLVLLVTAGALGSSQVRGLTAGGPVPDEGAAERAAV, encoded by the coding sequence GTGGCCTTCCCCTCCTCCCACCCCGACCGCGAAGTACTCCGCTCAGTCCTGCGTCACCGCGCCTTCCGCGCGCTCACGCTGGGCCGGTCCCTGACCTTCTTCGGCAACTCCATGGCGCCCGTCGTCCTCGCCTTCGCGGTGCTGGACCTCGGCGGTTCCGCGGTGGACGTGGGACTCGTCGTCGGCGCCCGGTCCGTCAGCAGCGTGCTGCTGCTGCTCTTCGGCGGACTGCTGGCCGACCGGCTGCCCCGGGCGCTGGTGCTCCAGGGCGCCGCCGCGTCCGCCGCGCTGGTGCAGACCGGTGTGGGGCTGGCCGTACTGGCCGACCGGGCGCCGATCGGCGTGCTGCTGGTCCTCAGCGTGGTGCAGGGTGCCGTGGCGGCCGTCTCCGTACCGGCGTCCGCCGCGCTGCTGCCCCGCACCGTGCCGCCGGGCGAACTGCGGCCCGCCAACGCGCTCTCCCGGATGGGGATCAACACGGGGATGATCGCGGGTACCTCGCTCGGCGGCATGCTGGCAGCCGTCGCCGGCCCGGGCTGGGGCATGGTGCTCGACGGCGTGGCCTTCCTGGGCGCCGCGGCTGCCTACCGCCTGGCCGGGCGCGTACTGGCCGGACGCGCCGGTGCCCCGCCGTCCGCGGCAGCCGCGGAGCCCGCCGGCCACGTGCGGGCCGTCGAGTCCGCGGCCGGTACCGAGCGGGCGCGGCCCTGGCAGGAGATGCGGCAGGGCTGGCGCGAGTTCGCCTCCCGCACCTGGGTCTGGGTGGTGGTGCTGCAGTTCTTCGTGGTGAACGCGGTCTCGGCGGGCGGTATCCAGGTGCTGGGACCGGCCGTCGCCGACGCGACCTTCGGCCGTACCGCCTGGGGCTTCGTCCTCGCCACCCAGATGGCCGGCGCGCTGGTCGGCGGGCTGCTCGTGGCGCGGTCCCGCTCGCGTCACGCGCTGCGGATCGGGGTGGCCGTGGTGGCCCTGGACGCGCTGCCGCTCCTCGCCCTCGCGGAGTCGGCCGATCTGGCCCTGCTGCTGATGGCGATGTTCGCGAACGGCATCGCGCTCGAGCAGTTCAGCGTGGCCTGGGACCTCTCGCTCCAGGAGAACGTCCCGCAGGAGACGCTGGCCCGCGTCTACTCCTACGACGCGCTGGGGTCCACCCTCGCGCTTCCGCTGGGCGAGATGGCGGCCGGGCCGCTGGCGGAACGCTTCGGTGTGCGTCCCACGCTGCTGTGCGGGGTCGGCCTCGTCCTGCTGGTGACGGCGGGCGCACTCGGCAGCAGCCAGGTGCGGGGGCTGACGGCGGGCGGGCCGGTGCCGGACGAGGGAGCTGCGGAGCGCGCGGCGGTGTGA
- a CDS encoding FG-GAP and VCBS repeat-containing protein yields the protein MLLLVLAGCGGSSDDGAGTAKKARPPAGKADDSEDGPDRGDFNGDGYDDYATSVHSASKDQKRTKDTLLVVYGSEKGLNPSWTTRLDGRFDSSLLRTDLDSDGFTDLVAARTRDAEVQPYVLFGGPRGLGKARKLEAPRNFGPMAAGDFDRDGRADLFDPGGGKGDPSSNPDGPRGDVPARILYGPFGGDGPPSGKSPRKPVTVDVGQHGYASPNSVAAGDFDADGRTDLVLTYGYDAEQDDTAPDDLTPLAYYRGAEHGLTRDRDTEQTVLKATGGRRGGLSVGDADGDRTDDLLLPLRRTASDTEPQKGKGGGVGVLHGARSGLGAGKPARRIFAGRKESFGASPAVGEVNGDDHPDLVVNTPDFRGNDGLVTLLPGGADGPSAEGSQEVDARTEGLPGTPNRAPRNLFDFRPPLLDTDGDGHDEAVVLAPLFNKRKGAVLQIAGSDKGFAPTRSRQFTPSVAGVPLLLK from the coding sequence GTGCTGCTGCTGGTGCTCGCCGGGTGCGGCGGATCGTCGGACGACGGGGCCGGTACCGCGAAGAAGGCGCGCCCGCCCGCGGGCAAGGCCGACGACTCCGAAGACGGCCCGGACCGGGGGGATTTCAACGGCGACGGTTACGACGACTACGCCACGTCCGTCCACTCCGCGAGCAAGGACCAAAAGCGCACGAAGGACACCCTGCTGGTGGTCTACGGCTCCGAGAAGGGGCTGAATCCCTCGTGGACGACGCGGCTCGATGGGCGATTCGATTCCTCCTTGCTGCGTACGGATCTCGACTCGGACGGCTTCACCGACCTGGTGGCCGCGCGGACGCGCGACGCCGAGGTCCAGCCGTACGTACTCTTCGGCGGCCCCCGCGGGCTCGGGAAGGCGCGGAAGCTCGAGGCTCCGCGGAACTTCGGCCCGATGGCGGCGGGCGACTTCGACCGTGACGGACGCGCCGACCTGTTCGACCCCGGCGGCGGCAAGGGCGACCCCTCGAGCAATCCCGACGGGCCCCGGGGCGATGTGCCCGCGCGCATCCTCTACGGTCCGTTCGGCGGCGACGGCCCCCCGTCCGGCAAGAGTCCGCGCAAGCCCGTCACGGTCGATGTCGGCCAGCACGGCTACGCGTCCCCGAACAGCGTCGCGGCGGGCGACTTCGACGCCGACGGCCGCACGGACCTCGTCCTCACCTACGGCTACGACGCCGAGCAGGACGACACCGCCCCCGACGATCTCACCCCGCTCGCCTACTACCGGGGTGCCGAGCACGGCCTGACCCGCGACCGCGACACCGAACAGACGGTGTTGAAGGCGACGGGCGGCCGTCGCGGCGGCTTGTCCGTCGGCGACGCGGACGGGGACAGGACCGACGACCTGCTGCTGCCGCTCCGCCGTACGGCGTCGGACACGGAGCCGCAGAAGGGCAAGGGGGGCGGAGTCGGCGTACTGCACGGCGCACGCTCCGGCCTGGGCGCCGGAAAGCCCGCCCGCCGGATCTTCGCGGGACGGAAGGAGAGTTTCGGGGCATCTCCGGCGGTCGGCGAGGTCAACGGCGACGACCACCCGGACCTCGTCGTCAACACGCCCGACTTCCGGGGCAACGACGGGCTGGTCACCCTGCTCCCAGGAGGCGCCGACGGTCCGTCGGCCGAGGGTTCCCAGGAGGTCGACGCCAGGACCGAGGGGCTGCCGGGCACCCCCAACCGCGCCCCCCGGAACCTCTTCGACTTCCGGCCTCCGCTGCTGGACACCGACGGCGACGGGCACGACGAAGCTGTCGTCCTCGCTCCCCTGTTCAACAAGCGCAAGGGCGCGGTCCTGCAGATCGCCGGCTCCGACAAGGGCTTCGCTCCCACCCGCTCCCGCCAGTTCACCCCCTCGGTCGCCGGAGTGCCGCTGCTGCTGAAGTGA
- a CDS encoding glycoside hydrolase family 18 protein encodes MLGSDSRQDFYPAAGGLRRRALFAVLSGLCVAAVVAALLAVDTSGGSDERAGLAGGTHTSETGGPKNVGYFTNWGVYQRDYHVKNIETSGSADRLTHINYAFGNVQGGKCTAGDSYADYEKSYSAAQSVDGKADTWDQPLRGNFNQLLKLKKKHPDLKVLWSFGGWSWSKGFTEAARNPEAFAESCYDLLNDQRWRGLFDGIDIDWEYPNACGLSCDTSGEGAFAKLMKALRGKFGDKLVTAAISADATDGGKMQASGYYREAAQYVDWYLPMTYDYFGAFDKEGPTAPHSALEDYDGIPKKLFDTKSSIAALLWNGVPAEKILMGLGFYGRGWSGVTQKEPGGTATGPAPGTYEQGIEDYEVLRTRCPANGTVGGTAYAYCGDEWWSYDTPETLKGKVAWGEKQKLGGTFVWELSGDTPDGELIKSIR; translated from the coding sequence ATGCTCGGATCGGACAGCAGACAGGACTTCTACCCCGCCGCCGGAGGGCTCCGCCGCCGCGCGCTCTTCGCGGTACTGAGCGGCTTGTGCGTGGCAGCCGTGGTCGCCGCGCTGCTCGCGGTCGACACCTCCGGCGGGAGCGACGAGCGGGCCGGGCTGGCCGGGGGCACGCACACCTCGGAGACGGGCGGGCCCAAGAACGTCGGGTACTTCACCAACTGGGGTGTCTACCAGCGCGATTACCACGTCAAGAACATCGAGACCTCCGGCTCGGCGGACCGGCTCACGCATATCAACTACGCCTTCGGCAACGTCCAGGGCGGCAAGTGCACCGCCGGTGACAGCTACGCCGACTACGAGAAGTCCTACAGCGCCGCCCAGAGCGTCGACGGCAAGGCCGACACCTGGGACCAGCCGCTGCGCGGCAACTTCAACCAACTGCTGAAGCTCAAGAAGAAGCACCCGGACCTGAAGGTGCTGTGGTCGTTCGGCGGCTGGAGCTGGTCCAAGGGGTTCACCGAAGCTGCCAGGAACCCCGAGGCGTTCGCCGAGTCCTGCTACGACCTGCTGAACGACCAGCGGTGGCGCGGCCTGTTCGACGGCATCGACATCGACTGGGAGTACCCCAACGCCTGCGGGCTGAGCTGCGACACCAGCGGCGAGGGCGCCTTCGCGAAGCTGATGAAGGCGCTGCGCGGAAAGTTCGGGGACAAGCTGGTGACCGCGGCCATCAGCGCCGACGCCACCGACGGCGGGAAGATGCAGGCGTCCGGCTACTACCGGGAGGCCGCCCAGTACGTCGACTGGTATCTGCCGATGACCTACGACTACTTCGGCGCCTTCGACAAGGAAGGGCCCACCGCGCCCCACTCGGCGCTGGAGGACTACGACGGCATCCCCAAGAAACTCTTCGACACCAAGTCCTCCATCGCGGCCCTGCTGTGGAACGGCGTCCCGGCGGAGAAGATCCTGATGGGGCTCGGCTTCTACGGCCGCGGCTGGAGCGGGGTGACGCAGAAGGAGCCCGGCGGCACCGCGACCGGCCCGGCCCCCGGCACCTATGAGCAGGGCATCGAGGACTACGAGGTGCTCAGGACCCGCTGCCCCGCCAACGGCACGGTCGGCGGCACGGCCTACGCGTACTGCGGCGACGAGTGGTGGAGCTACGACACCCCCGAGACCCTCAAGGGCAAGGTCGCCTGGGGTGAGAAGCAGAAGCTGGGCGGCACCTTCGTCTGGGAGTTGAGCGGCGACACCCCGGACGGCGAGCTGATCAAGTCCATCCGTTAG